A region from the Algoriphagus machipongonensis genome encodes:
- a CDS encoding Nif3-like dinuclear metal center hexameric protein, whose amino-acid sequence MGYKIGELISWLESFAPPAYQESYDNATLITGDRKSELTGVLCTLDCTENVVDEAIELGANLIVAHHPIVFRGLKSFTGRNYVERTVIKAIKNDIAIFAIHTNLDHVAAGVNKRISDRLGLLKTKILQPKKQLLSKLEFFVPNEQKSKVLDAIFKAGAGKIGEYSDCSFQTLGTGTFTPSEKANPSIGEKGKPEQVDETKVEVLVSNHLLGKVLGVLKQSHPYEEVAYYVSNIENENQEVGAGMVGELEMEMEEIEFLDYLKDKMNLKVLKHTGLLQKKIKKVAVCGGAGIFLLNQAKKVKADVFITSDVKYHEFFDVEEQLILCDIGHYESEIFTKELLGELLSQNFPNIALYLTKVVTNPTSYR is encoded by the coding sequence ATGGGATACAAGATTGGAGAACTGATTTCGTGGTTGGAATCTTTTGCACCACCAGCCTATCAGGAATCCTACGATAACGCAACTCTGATCACTGGAGACAGAAAGTCCGAATTGACGGGCGTTCTCTGTACTCTGGATTGTACAGAAAATGTGGTCGATGAAGCAATAGAATTGGGAGCGAATTTGATCGTTGCCCATCACCCCATTGTCTTCCGAGGATTAAAAAGCTTTACCGGTCGAAACTATGTAGAGCGAACAGTGATCAAAGCAATCAAAAACGACATTGCTATTTTTGCCATCCACACGAATTTAGACCATGTCGCAGCAGGCGTAAATAAAAGAATATCAGATAGATTAGGTTTATTAAAAACCAAAATTCTACAACCTAAAAAGCAGCTTTTAAGCAAGTTGGAATTTTTCGTTCCCAATGAACAAAAATCCAAGGTCCTAGATGCAATTTTTAAAGCAGGAGCAGGAAAAATTGGAGAGTATTCCGATTGCTCTTTTCAAACCTTAGGAACAGGGACTTTTACTCCTTCAGAAAAAGCGAATCCAAGTATCGGAGAAAAAGGAAAGCCCGAACAAGTGGATGAAACCAAAGTAGAAGTTTTGGTATCCAATCATTTGCTGGGAAAGGTGCTTGGTGTATTGAAACAAAGTCATCCTTACGAGGAAGTTGCCTATTACGTAAGCAATATTGAAAATGAAAACCAAGAGGTCGGCGCAGGCATGGTTGGTGAATTGGAAATGGAGATGGAAGAAATTGAATTTTTGGACTACCTCAAAGACAAAATGAACCTAAAAGTCTTGAAACACACCGGGCTTTTGCAAAAGAAAATCAAGAAAGTTGCTGTTTGTGGCGGGGCTGGAATATTTTTACTCAACCAAGCCAAAAAAGTGAAAGCAGACGTATTTATCACCTCAGACGTGAAATACCACGAGTTTTTTGATGTAGAAGAGCAATTAATTCTTTGTGATATTGGGCATTATGAAAGTGAAATTTTCACAAAAGAATTACTTGGGGAGCTATTGTCACAAAATTTTCCTAATATTGCACTCTATTTGACGAAAGTAGTTACAAATCCCACATCCTACCGATAG
- the lpxK gene encoding tetraacyldisaccharide 4'-kinase: MRPYAFLLYPFSVLYNLITKIRNWLFDLGWLKSTPTPIPSILVGNLSVGGTGKTPMVEYLIRNIKNQRKLATLSRGYGRKSSGFLKADFSSSPAQIGDEPFQIFQKFGKEISVFVGEKRLEAFQKISSNFPDVDLVVMDDAFQHRYVQADLSILLTTFDRPFFADYLLPMGRLRESRSGASRADMVVVTKTPNHANEKIKGQYHQMIKKYVDTDVPVLFSGIGYGEPYALGQEIEFHPQVILFSGLASDSHLKAHVSEHFEMLDVLTFSDHYEYQDSDFEKIRSLYLKYKSRNPVILTTEKDAVKVKFSAQEGILREIPIFVLPIQVEFPTEDAQQLERLIDQVILQK; this comes from the coding sequence ATGCGCCCTTACGCTTTTTTGCTTTATCCGTTTTCAGTGCTTTATAATCTGATCACTAAAATCAGAAATTGGCTTTTTGACCTTGGCTGGTTGAAAAGTACACCTACGCCCATTCCTAGTATTTTGGTAGGAAACCTCAGCGTAGGAGGAACAGGCAAAACCCCTATGGTAGAGTATCTGATTAGGAACATAAAGAATCAAAGAAAGTTGGCCACTTTAAGCAGAGGTTATGGAAGAAAAAGTTCTGGCTTTTTAAAAGCCGATTTTTCGAGTAGCCCGGCACAAATTGGTGATGAACCATTTCAGATTTTTCAAAAATTCGGAAAAGAAATTTCTGTGTTTGTTGGCGAAAAGAGGTTGGAAGCCTTCCAAAAGATTTCTAGCAATTTCCCTGATGTGGACTTGGTTGTCATGGATGATGCTTTTCAGCATCGCTACGTTCAGGCAGACCTTAGTATTCTTCTAACCACATTTGACAGGCCTTTTTTTGCTGATTATTTACTTCCCATGGGAAGGTTAAGGGAAAGTCGCTCAGGAGCTTCAAGGGCAGATATGGTGGTTGTGACTAAAACTCCAAACCATGCAAATGAAAAAATAAAGGGACAATATCACCAAATGATAAAGAAATATGTTGATACCGATGTTCCTGTTTTATTCAGTGGAATTGGGTATGGTGAGCCCTATGCTTTGGGGCAAGAAATAGAATTTCATCCTCAGGTGATTCTGTTTAGCGGTCTCGCAAGTGATTCGCATCTAAAAGCTCATGTTTCAGAACATTTCGAAATGTTAGATGTCTTAACTTTTTCTGATCACTACGAATATCAGGATAGCGATTTTGAGAAAATTAGGAGCTTATACCTAAAATATAAATCTCGAAATCCAGTTATTCTCACTACGGAAAAAGATGCGGTAAAAGTTAAATTTTCTGCTCAGGAAGGAATTCTAAGAGAAATTCCGATTTTTGTCCTGCCAATTCAAGTGGAATTTCCCACTGAAGATGCGCAACAACTAGAAAGACTTATCGATCAGGTAATTCTTCAAAAGTGA